In [Mycobacterium] stephanolepidis, the genomic window GCCACCCGCGGCACAGTGCCGGAGCAGTTCCGCAGCGAGCTCGTCAAGAACATCCCGCTGAGCCGCATGGGCACCGTCGACGACATGGTGGGCATGTGCCTTTTCCTGCTGTCGGACAAGGCCTCCTGGATCACCGGTCAGGTGTTCAACGTCGACGGCGGACAGATCATTCGGTCATGACGCAATCGGCCCTCACACTGGGGTACATCGGTCTGGGGAACATGGGTGCGCCCATGGCCCAGCGGCTTGTCGACTGGCCCGGCGGCCTGACGGTCTTCGATCTGCGAGCCGAGACCATGGCGCCACTCGTCGAGGCCGGCGCGCGCGCGGCGGACAACCTCGCCGATTTCGCCGATGCCGACCTCATCAGCGTCACCGTGCTGGATGATGCGCAGGTGCGTGAGGTAGTCGGGGAACTCGCGCCGAAGGTCAAGCCGGGCACCATCATCGCGATCCACTCCACCATCGGTGACGCGACTGCGGTGCAGCTCGCCGATGAACTCGCGCCCCAACGGATTCACGTCATCGACGCGCCGGTGAGCGGTGGCGCCCCCGGTGCCCATAAGGGTGAGCTCGCCACCATGGTCGGCGCCGACGACGAGACGTTCGCACGGATCAAGGAGCCCTTCTCGAAGTGGGCGTCGCTGGTGATTCATGCCGGTGCTCCGGGAGCGGGCACGCGAATGAAGCTGGCGCGCAACCTCCTACATTTCGTCGCCTTCACCGCGGCAGGGGAGGCGCAGCGGCTGGCCGAAAGTTGCGGCCTGGACATCACCGACCTGGGCAAGGTGGTGCGTCATACGGACGCCATCACCGGTGGCCCGGGCGCCATCATGTTGCGCGATACCACCGAGCCGGTGTCGTCGGACAGCTTTTGGCGCCCCATCTTCACCCATGTGCGAGGTCTCGGTGAAAAAGACTTGAGCCTGGCCCTGGCGCTGGGCGAAGAGAAGTCCGTCCAGCTGCCGCTTGCCTCGTTGGCCCGTGAGCGGCTGGCCGCGAGTCTTGGTGTGCCACACGAGGAAGGGGCAAGTAATGGATGAGCTGCGCCGCAAGGGCCTGGACAAGATGAAAGAGGTCTACGGCTGGGACATGCCCGATCTGCCCGGTGACTACTTCAAGTACACCGCCGAGCATCTCTTCGGCACCATTTGGGATCGTCCAGAGCTGTCGATGCGTGATCGCCGACTGCTGCTCCTGGGTGCGGTAAGTGCCTTGGGGCTGGACGAGATCCTGGAGATCCAGACGGGGGCCGCACTGGCCAACGGTGAGCTCACCGATGCCGAGCTGCGCGAGGTCGCGCTGTTCATCACCCATTACGTCGGGTGGCCGCTGGGGCAACGGGTCAACAAGCATGTCGAGATGGCCATCGCAAAACGTGCCAAGAAAGACACGGAATCCTCCGGTGACTAGCCGATTCGCCGAGCTGTCCCGGGATCAGTTGGCGGTCCTGGTTCCCGAGCTGCTGCTCATCGGTCAGCTGATCGACCGCTCGGGAATGGCCTATTGCATACAGCATTTCGGAAGGGAGGAGATGCTGCAGGTCGCCATCGAAGAGTGGGCGTCATCTAGTCCGATCTATACCCGGCGTATGCAGAAGGCGCTGCGGTTCGAGGGCGACGATGTGATCACCATCTTCAAAGGTATGCAGCTCGACATCGGCGCGCCGCCCCAGTTCATGGACTTCCGGTACACCGTGCACGACAAGTGGCACGGGGAGTTTCATCTCGACCACTGCGGCGCGCTGCTCGACGTCGAGCCGCTCGGACCCGACTACGTGACGGGTATGTGCCACGACATCGAAGACCCCACCTTCGATGCGACGGCCTTTGCCACCAATCCGCATGCGCAGGTTCGCCCGATTCACCGGCCGCCGCGCGCGCCCGCCGACCGGCATCCGCATTGTGCGTGGACGGTGACCATCGACGAGTCGTATCCGGCGGTGTCCGGAATCCCGGCCCTGGACGTCGTCGGCGCATCGATAGCCGCCGGTTGGGAATTGGACGGAATCGATACGGCCGATGTGGGCGCCTCCGACTACGCCGGACCGCTGCTGTCGGACTTGGACTTCGGTGCCTTTTCGCATTCGGCACTGGTGCGGATTGCCGACGAGATCTGCCTGCAGATGCACTTGCTGTTCCTGGGATTCTCCATCGCAGTGCACAAGCGGGCGGCCGATGCGGAGCTGGCCCGCACCGTGTGCACTCAGCAGTTGATCGGGCTGGCGGGTGTCGCGGCGGCGCGGATCAAACACGCATTGCAGGTGCCCGACGGGATCGAAGGTGTCCTGCGGGTACTTCAGGTGCACCCACTGTTGAGTCCGGTCGGATACGTGAATGCCGAAATCTCCGGCGGCCAGCTCCATGTGTGGGAGTCGCCCGCACACGAGGACCACGCCTGGATCTCGCTGTGCGGTGCAGCCGAGACGCGGCCGCTTCAGGCCATCGCGACGGCGGTCGATCCGCATATCGGCGTGGAGATTTCGGGAGATACGCAGGAATGGGTGGCCTCATTCGTTGAGCATGAGGGCGAGGACAAGCAGCTGCCCGAAGTCATGATCGCCAATGTCAGTGGGGGATCTCGGTTCGTCTTCGAGCCGCGCAAGTCGCTGCCGCTGACCGTGGTCTGAGGCGTCGATGACAAAAGGCTCGAAATACGTTGTCCGGGTTCCGGTGCGGGTGCAGACCGCCAACGGCGTGGTGGAGGGCTTCCACGATCGCGGTGTGCGCCGGTTTCGGGCCATACCGTACGCCGAGCCGCCGGTTGGCGCGCTGCGTCTGCGCAGCCCGGCGCCCGCCAGGCCCTGGGCCGGGGTGCTGCCCTGCGACTCCTGGAAATCGGCGTCACCGCAGAAACGCATCTACGTGCCGCTCTCGCTCAACAGGTTCCAGGCGGTCAGCGAGGATTGTCTGACGGTGAACGTGACGACGCCGGATGAGCCGTCCTCGGAGGCTCTGCCGGTGATGTTCTACATCCACGGTGGCGCCTATGTTTTGGGGAGTTCCGCGCTGGCCTTGTATGACGGCGCCGACCTTGTGCGACGCGGTTGTGTCTTCGTCTCGGTGAACTATCGAGTCGGGGCTTATGGGGCTATCGATTTGTCGTCTCTGTCCGATGATCGGCACACCATCGACAGCAATCTGTACTTGCGCGATCTGGTGCTGGCGCTGCAGTGGGTGCGCGACAACATAGCTGCCTTCGGCGGAGATCCGGGCAGTGTCACGATCTTCGGCGAAAGCGCGGGGGCGCATTGCGTTCAGATGCTGTTGGCCGTTCCGACGGCTGCCGGGTTGTTCCAGCACGCGATCTGCCAGAGCACGGCCAGCGGAATGATCCATACCCGAGATGAGGCGGCGGCCAACGCGCGCCGGCTCGTCGAGTATCTCGGTGTCGATGTCCGTAACCCCGCCGAGGCGGTCATCAATGCCGGGCCGCGCGATCTCGTGCGGGCGACACATCGGCTGCTCACCGCGAAGACTCGGGAGTCGGCCTTTTCGCTAGGTGTGGGCCCCAGCATCGACGGTGACGTTGTGCCCGATGATCCGATTGCGATGATGGAACGCGGGGAGGCGCAACGGGTCCCACTCATCATCGGATACAACGCGGAAGAGGTTCGGTTGTTCAACCGACTGCTGACCCGGGTGTTGTCGGTGTCCCGGTTCGACGCCCATGCCGTCGCGGGCACTCTCAATGCGTTGAGCCCCGAGGCCGCGAAACGGGTGATCGATTCCTACGAGGGCTATCCGTCCAAGGCTGCGCTGGTGCGTCTGATGGGGGACGCGATGTTCAGCTCGGAGGCCTGGCGGGTGGCCCGGGCGCACAGCCGGCATGCGTCGGTCTACTTCTACCGGTACGACTATGCGCCGCGTCCGCTGCGGCGTTTTGGGCCGGGGGCCGCGCACGCGACGGAGCTGTTCGCGGTGTTTGGCCTCTTCAAGCGCTGGCCCGCGTTGGCAGGGAAACGCGATATGCCTGAGGCGCTGGCGCTGACCGAGGACATCCAGAGCCGATGGCTCGCGTTCGCACGAACGGGTATCCCGGGCATCGAATGGCCCGCCTACACAGAGCCCGAGCACGCCGTCATGGTGTTCGACCAGCAGCGGCGTATCGACATGGACCCGCATCGTGCGCAGCGGGAGTTATGGCGCGATATCGCCCGTGCAGCCTGATTGGCTCTGGCGGGAACTTGCCGACCAATAGCAGCGTTGACGGTCAATGCCCGCAGCTCAGGATGAATTCGACCGCCAGCTTTCCCACCTGACCGAACTGGGGTACCCGGTCGGCGACGGCGCCAGTCCGCTTCGAACCCGAGTCGCCGACCTTCCGCAGTCCGTGGTCGACTCCGGCGATCACATCCCGTTCATTCTCATTGCCACCGGGACCAGCTATGAGCAGACGGCGCCGTTGATGAGCCTGAATGGGCGCAAGGCTTTCATGTCATGGATGACGGCGACGTGGACGCGTACCGACCGATTCTGGGCATTCCGGATCGGGCCTACCTGCTCACCGATATCGACACCGGCAGCGAGTTCTGCAACGTGACACCGGAGACAGCGTTGCAGACGATCACCGGACGAGGACGGACCCCGCTCACCATCGAGGAGGGCATCGCCTTGGTTCTGTTGCGGCCGGACATGTTGCGCAAGAACAAGTGCTTCTCGCTCGCGGCCTCGCGAGGAAAAGGACAGCGAGTGCCTGCGATCTGGATATCCGATCGGCGCCCCAAACTCGGGTGGTGCTGGGACCGCAATCCGCACACCTGGCTGGGTACCGCCTCGTGCGGCGGCCGACTGGCCTTATAGGTTGCGCCCCACGTCATTCATGTTGGCGGCGTTATTGACGTCGAGGTTCGCGAAGCTGGCCGCGTTGTTCTGCATGATGTACACCTTATGTAGAAGTCCGGTGACAACCTTGCGGAATCCTTGATCCCACTCGCTCCAGCCTTTGCGATACGCGTCAGCTGCCTGGCCGGTCCATCCTGTATCGAGCAGCGCGGTTACCTGTTGGGATACGCGCTGGTGCCGGTCGATCAACCCATCGGCCGTGTCCTGCGCGAATTTGGCGGCCTCCAAGAGCCTTTCGGGTGTGACATCGAATCGCGTCACTGTTGTCCGCTCTCTGGAAGTGGGGCGTTTTCCTTGAGAATGAGGGCCGGGTACGGCTGATTCTCAACAGGGTCGTCCCATACCGTGACCGTCAGGTTGTTTGCGTCGAAGGTGCCTATCGGATCTGAGTGTGGCCAAACCAGCAGAACAGTGTCGACCTCCCGCGCTTTGATGAGATGCTGAAGTGCGGCGGCGGCCAGGTCTCGGAGCCGGTCGATCGGCGCATCTGGCAGCTCGCTGCGCAGCGTCCATATGAACTCATATAGGCCAACAGCCCCAGCGTCCAGCAAGTCCTCGATGTCTTGAACTAGCTGGCTGTTTACATTCTCAGTCATAGTGTCGGATTCCCTAGTAGCGGAATTTTTGTTGTGACGCCGTTTTGTGAGATCACAGCATACGGACCGCAAGTCAACGGATCGGGTCGAGAGCCGGCCGGATAGCCGGGCATGATTCTGATCTGGCGCCCTGGGTTGGCAGGATCCCGAAAAACCTCACCATCGCCAGCTTTAGACGGAGCGCGCTCCCAGTTTGATGGGATGCTTGACCGGAGATCATCGGGAGCCATCCCTCTGACCGATTGGGGATCAAACTCTTTAGGTGCTCCGATTTTGACCGACTTCGGAGGTTGGGGCTTCGGAGGAGGGGTTGGCTCGTCTGGCTTCTTTGGCGCGTCGTCGATGGACTTCTTGTTCTTGTTCGCGAGGTCTTCAAGCTTCTTCTTGGACGCATCGGACAGCTTCTTGAGTTTGGCTCTGGCCTTCTTGAGCTTAAGAAGTTCCTTGAGCTTGTCGATCAGCTCTCGAATCTTGTTGGCCACCGACGCGATTTTCGCGGCCATCGCCGCGGTGCCCAATGCCGCGCCCAAACCGGCAGTCAGAAACGTCACCGCAGCGGTGATAGCAGCTTCGGCTAGAAGTCCTTTTAGCTCTTTGATGGCGATTTGTTTGAGCTCGTCGCGCATTTTCCGTAGTTCGTCGGCGTGGTCTCGAGCCGACTGCGCTATGTGTTTTGCGTTCTCGGCCAGCGCATCACACTGTTCACGCATTGAGGCCAAGTGGCCACGCACGTCTTGAATCTCGGGTGATTCGATGCCGTCGAGCTTCGTGCCCTTCTCGGCTAGTGACCGCGACTGCGCGCTGGCCACTTCGGCGAACTTGTCCCATGCGCTGGCTGCGTTGCCAAGATTGTCGACGTTGCCGTTGGGCACAGGGACGTCGATGGCGTCCAGTAGTTCGATGAAATCCTGAATCCCTGCACCGCTGTCGCCCACCGAGGATGGCGGGAAGGCGACGCACTGGTAGAACGGGGGGCCGGTGGGTTCCGGCACGGCGTATGGGCCCTGGCTGTTCTGTCCGAAGCGGGCCCTGTGATCGGCCACCGCGTGGTTGTACGCAGCCTGCTGGACAAGGTCACCAAAATTCAGGCCGGCATTTCGAATGATGGACACGGTCATGAATTGGTCGCTGGCCGCGCCGTCGTAGTCTTGGCCCCAGTCCTTTCCGCCCTCGTCGCTTCCGGCCATCGAGCCGGTGCTTCCAAGCGTGCCCATGAGTGTGTTGAGGGCTTCATTGATCTTGAGGCCAGAGTCCTTCAGGGCAGTGCCGACTGCGTAGTAATCGACTGGATTAACGGCTACCACTATCGGAACATCTCGGTGTTCGCATCGACAGCCGACTGGTATGAGCTGTGGGCGTTTCTCGCAGATTTGCGCATGGTGTCGAGTCCCTCGGCCATTTCCTGTGCACCGGTTGTCCACTCGTCATGCGCCTGCCGATGAGCCTCCGCAGCGGCACCTGACCAATCGAGATGGAGCTTGGCAGTATGCCTGGCCAACTGATCGAGCCCGTCCTGAACGTGCTGTGTGAACTGTTGCAGCTCTGTGACAACGCTGTTCAGCTCTTCTAAATCGACGGTGAACCCGTCAGCTTCCCCCATCAGCAACCCCTCAGTCGTGTAGGGCAAGTATCGGCAGACACGCGTGACTCGTCAACCGGTCACCTGTCACACTGTTACCAATGGTGGCGATGTCGGCACTGGTTTTCGGACTCAGCTGGTGGCTGGGTCTGTATCTGCTCGCGCGTAATCCCCGTAAGCCCGTCCTGGTCCTCGCGGCCATCGGGCTGATCGGCTACTCCGTAGTCGTCGCACTCGATGCCATCCGCGTCACCCCGGGTTCGGATGCCGATCTCCTGGGCCGTATCGAAGTGTTCACCGCGATCATTCCGAGCGTCTCGTGGCTGCTGGTGCTGCTTGAACTCACCAACACCGGCGACCGGTGGCGTGATCGCGCAGCGATGGCCGTACCCGGTGCGGTCCTGGCCATCGCGCTGCTCGTGGGCGCCTCATTGGCCGGCACCATCGCCGGTCCCGCCCAACCGGGGCACTGGATCATGTTCTGTGCCAATGGGACTGCCGCCATCGGTGCGGCCATATTGTTGTTCCGCCGACGTGCCTCGATACCCGGTTCGGCGCGGGGTGTCGTCCTGGTCGCCACCATGTTCTTCACCCTTGGCGATGCGCAGCTGATCATTCCGCTCGGCATTCTTCCGAGCTGGCTGGCGTTGGCGTCGACAGGCTTCGACCTGGTGCTACTCGGTCTGGGTGTGGCGCTCTGGGATGCCTTCGACGAAGGACAAGCGTTGCGCGGCGACATGCTGCGTTCCTTTGTGGCCTCGATCCTTGTCGGGGCGTTGTTCGGTGCCCAGGCCATGGTCGGCATCGCTGTTGTCGGGCAGTCGGTTGCGCTGGTGGTCCTGCTGTTCACCAGCGTGGGCCTGGCCATCTGCATTCAGGTGCAATCGGGCCCCTTCGCCGACTTCCTTGACCGCCTGGCCTTCTCGCGTTCCCCGCAGCTGCGCCACGAGCGTTCCGAGCTGCGTAACACCGAGGCGGCGTTGCCGCTGAAATCGGCATCGCCCATCGACGGCGTGGACGACGAGACGTTCACCCGCTTGACCCGCCGGGCGCTGAGCCACTACGGAGATCTCGCCAAACTCGTCGCGAGCCCGCTGACGTCGCTGCCCGCCATCGATGAACGGCTCACCGATCGTGGTGCGTCCGATCAGCCCGTCGAGCGTGCCAACGAACTCAGAGCGGTGCTCGCCGAATCCATCTCGCGGCTCAAACCCCGGGACGACGGGGATTTCGGCACCACCGATCAGTGGCGGTACTACAACGCCCTGTATTTCCCGTACGTCATGGGTGTGCGGGCATACGCCCAGGGCGCGACGGCTGCGGGACTGGACCCGGTATCGCGTCAGGCGTGGCAATGGCTGGTCACAGAGGTGCCGCAGCGTTCGTTGCACAACTGGCAGAATGCCGCGGCCAAACTCATCGCCGCAGATCTGCGCGTGCAGACCGTCGCCATGCCGAATGGTGTGCGCACCAATGGTTCGTCACCAGTTCCGCGGTAGCCGTCCCCGTTCCCGGCGCCATCCGGCATGGCTGCCCGGATGCCACCTCCACGATGTCGGGATGAACGGCCACGCCAGCGGCACGGCACGGCCCAGCGCGCGATAGGCGGTCTCGTCGGCCAGGTTCCACCGAATCCCAAAACGCTTGCGAACCTGGGGTGGCAATCCGCCATAGATGGTCAGCCGCAGCGGAGGTGCCAACGCCATCCGCATCGGTGTGGTGGGCAATGCAAGTCGTGCGGCGGGCTTCAAATAGGAGGCCACCGGTAGGTAAGGAGACTTGCTCATATCGGGGACGGCGCGTCCCTCGATGACCTTCATCAAATAGTCTGCCGCGGGGTTGGGGGTGAGCACCTCGTCGCAGTACCGGTCCCATTCCTGTTGGAACGCCGCCCTATTCGGTGGCAGCGGTTGCTCGCTCATCGCGTACCGGCGATACCATTCGACACCCTCTTGGTAGAGCTGCTCACGTTCAGCGTCGGACAGTCGATGGCGGGAGTACCTGTCGATGGTCTGTTCGACCATCACCTGGAACGTGGCGTGAGCCCACCAGAACGTTGTCGGGTTCAGCGCGTGATACCGGACGCCGTCGGGCTGGATATTCCCTTGATATCGCGGTGAAAGTCCCGCACCTTCACGCCTGTGCCGGCGGCGGGATCGTCGTACACGGTGCCCAGGATCGGTGGCAGCGAGCGGAACACCCTGTCAACGGGGTCTGCGAAGAAATTCGAGTGCTCGATCAGTGCGTAACCGATGGCGGGGTCCATTGTTTGCAGGAGCCCGGCAGTCCCGCCGGTGAAGGCGATGCGCATATCGCCAGCCCAGCGCCATAAAAGTGAATGACGGCCGAGCTGTGCGCCGGGTGCGGTAGAGATGACATCCACTGTTGTCATCCTTAGATGATGGCACACCCCGCAGCGAATTGGCAGGGATTGGCAGTGCCGAATGTCGAGATGGCAGTACATCCCGAGGAATGTCAGTGGTGTCAGCTTTCGCCCGGAGCTTTCACACAAGGAGTCCCCAATGTCCATAGCTTCAGAGAACGCCTCAGTACTTCGCACACGATTCGCCCAACCCGAATCGCTCCTGCGATTCGGAATCGGCCTCGACGGCATCGCTACCGGTTCGGTTGCTGTCGTCCTGCTGATCGCCGCGAAATGGCTTGTCGAGCCG contains:
- a CDS encoding NAD(P)-dependent oxidoreductase, with the translated sequence MTQSALTLGYIGLGNMGAPMAQRLVDWPGGLTVFDLRAETMAPLVEAGARAADNLADFADADLISVTVLDDAQVREVVGELAPKVKPGTIIAIHSTIGDATAVQLADELAPQRIHVIDAPVSGGAPGAHKGELATMVGADDETFARIKEPFSKWASLVIHAGAPGAGTRMKLARNLLHFVAFTAAGEAQRLAESCGLDITDLGKVVRHTDAITGGPGAIMLRDTTEPVSSDSFWRPIFTHVRGLGEKDLSLALALGEEKSVQLPLASLARERLAASLGVPHEEGASNG
- a CDS encoding carboxymuconolactone decarboxylase family protein, with the protein product MDELRRKGLDKMKEVYGWDMPDLPGDYFKYTAEHLFGTIWDRPELSMRDRRLLLLGAVSALGLDEILEIQTGAALANGELTDAELREVALFITHYVGWPLGQRVNKHVEMAIAKRAKKDTESSGD
- a CDS encoding carboxylesterase/lipase family protein, translating into MRVQTANGVVEGFHDRGVRRFRAIPYAEPPVGALRLRSPAPARPWAGVLPCDSWKSASPQKRIYVPLSLNRFQAVSEDCLTVNVTTPDEPSSEALPVMFYIHGGAYVLGSSALALYDGADLVRRGCVFVSVNYRVGAYGAIDLSSLSDDRHTIDSNLYLRDLVLALQWVRDNIAAFGGDPGSVTIFGESAGAHCVQMLLAVPTAAGLFQHAICQSTASGMIHTRDEAAANARRLVEYLGVDVRNPAEAVINAGPRDLVRATHRLLTAKTRESAFSLGVGPSIDGDVVPDDPIAMMERGEAQRVPLIIGYNAEEVRLFNRLLTRVLSVSRFDAHAVAGTLNALSPEAAKRVIDSYEGYPSKAALVRLMGDAMFSSEAWRVARAHSRHASVYFYRYDYAPRPLRRFGPGAAHATELFAVFGLFKRWPALAGKRDMPEALALTEDIQSRWLAFARTGIPGIEWPAYTEPEHAVMVFDQQRRIDMDPHRAQRELWRDIARAA
- a CDS encoding WXG100 family type VII secretion target, producing MTRFDVTPERLLEAAKFAQDTADGLIDRHQRVSQQVTALLDTGWTGQAADAYRKGWSEWDQGFRKVVTGLLHKVYIMQNNAASFANLDVNNAANMNDVGRNL
- a CDS encoding WXG100-like domain-containing protein, yielding MVAVNPVDYYAVGTALKDSGLKINEALNTLMGTLGSTGSMAGSDEGGKDWGQDYDGAASDQFMTVSIIRNAGLNFGDLVQQAAYNHAVADHRARFGQNSQGPYAVPEPTGPPFYQCVAFPPSSVGDSGAGIQDFIELLDAIDVPVPNGNVDNLGNAASAWDKFAEVASAQSRSLAEKGTKLDGIESPEIQDVRGHLASMREQCDALAENAKHIAQSARDHADELRKMRDELKQIAIKELKGLLAEAAITAAVTFLTAGLGAALGTAAMAAKIASVANKIRELIDKLKELLKLKKARAKLKKLSDASKKKLEDLANKNKKSIDDAPKKPDEPTPPPKPQPPKSVKIGAPKEFDPQSVRGMAPDDLRSSIPSNWERAPSKAGDGEVFRDPANPGRQIRIMPGYPAGSRPDPLTCGPYAVISQNGVTTKIPLLGNPTL
- a CDS encoding WXG100 family type VII secretion target, which gives rise to MGEADGFTVDLEELNSVVTELQQFTQHVQDGLDQLARHTAKLHLDWSGAAAEAHRQAHDEWTTGAQEMAEGLDTMRKSARNAHSSYQSAVDANTEMFR